The following coding sequences are from one Actinomycetota bacterium window:
- a CDS encoding Gmad2 immunoglobulin-like domain-containing protein → MTNRIDQPREFDLVGNPIMIGGVGTGFEATLQYRVHEGHDEVTGHFMAGGGTGEHGQFQLQVDVSGASFTLDRLFVEIFEFSAKDGSEINKVTVPVILGTRIVDGYVGYREHTVKKGDTLWAIAKANYGKGSLFPRIVRANPNQISDPDKISPGQVLKVPIGSS, encoded by the coding sequence ATGACAAACCGCATCGATCAACCCCGGGAGTTCGATCTTGTCGGCAACCCGATCATGATAGGCGGCGTGGGAACCGGATTCGAGGCCACGTTGCAGTACCGCGTGCACGAGGGACACGACGAGGTAACCGGGCACTTCATGGCGGGCGGCGGGACCGGCGAGCACGGCCAGTTCCAGCTCCAGGTGGACGTGTCCGGCGCCTCCTTCACGCTGGACCGCCTCTTTGTGGAGATCTTCGAGTTCAGCGCCAAGGACGGGTCGGAAATCAACAAGGTCACCGTCCCGGTGATCCTCGGCACCCGGATCGTCGACGGTTACGTCGGGTACCGGGAGCACACCGTCAAAAAGGGTGACACCCTCTGGGCGATAGCCAAGGCCAACTACGGCAAGGGCAGTCTGTTCCCGAGGATCGTGCGGGCCAACCCGAACCAAATCAGCGACCCCGACAAGATCAGCCCGGGACAGGTCCTCAAGGTACCGATCGGGAGTTCTTAG